From one Bacteroides fragilis NCTC 9343 genomic stretch:
- a CDS encoding putative transporter → MEWLYSLFIEHSALQAVVVLSLISAIGLGLGKIHVCGISLGVTFVFFAGILAGHFGLSIDPQMLNYAESFGLIIFVYALGLQVGPGFFSSFRKGGVTLNMLAIAVVILGTFLAVVCSYTTGVSLPNMIGILCGATTNTPALGAAQQTLKQMGLESSTPALGCAVAYPLGVIGVILAVLLIRKLLVRREDLEVQEKDDANKTYIAAFQVHNPAIFNKSIKDIAHMSYPKFVISRLWRDGNVSIPTSEKIIKEGDRLLVVTSEKDALALTVLFGEQENTDWNKEDIDWNAIDSQLISQRIVVTRPELNGKKLGALRLRNHYGINISRVYRSGVQLLATPELTLQLGDRLTVVGEAAAIQNVEKVLGNAIKSLKEPNLVAVFVGIILGLALGAVPFSIPGISTPVRLGLAGGPIIVGILIGTFGPRLHMITYTTRSANLMLRALGLSLYLACLGLDAGAHFFDTVFRPEGLLWIGLGFGLTLVPTVLVGFFAFKIMKIDFGSVSGMLCGSMANPMALNYANDTIPGDNPSVAYATVYPLSMFLRVIIAQVLLMFLL, encoded by the coding sequence ATGGAGTGGTTATATAGTCTCTTTATCGAACATTCTGCTTTGCAGGCAGTTGTCGTTCTTTCCCTGATTTCCGCCATTGGGCTCGGATTGGGCAAAATTCATGTTTGTGGCATTTCGCTTGGCGTTACCTTTGTCTTTTTTGCCGGCATTCTGGCCGGGCACTTCGGATTGTCCATTGATCCGCAGATGCTGAATTACGCCGAGAGTTTCGGGCTCATTATCTTTGTATATGCCTTGGGGTTGCAGGTTGGTCCCGGCTTTTTCAGCTCATTTCGCAAGGGAGGGGTTACGTTGAATATGCTTGCCATCGCAGTAGTGATTCTGGGTACGTTTCTTGCGGTTGTTTGCAGCTATACCACCGGAGTTTCGTTACCCAATATGATAGGCATTCTGTGTGGTGCCACCACTAACACTCCGGCTTTGGGAGCAGCCCAGCAGACGCTGAAGCAGATGGGGCTTGAAAGCAGTACACCAGCTTTGGGATGTGCCGTGGCCTATCCTCTCGGAGTGATTGGGGTGATTCTGGCGGTTCTGTTGATCCGTAAATTGCTGGTACGCCGGGAAGATCTTGAAGTACAGGAAAAAGACGATGCCAACAAAACCTATATTGCCGCTTTTCAGGTACACAACCCTGCTATTTTTAATAAAAGCATTAAGGATATCGCTCATATGAGTTATCCAAAATTCGTCATTTCCCGTTTGTGGAGAGACGGCAATGTCAGTATTCCCACTTCCGAAAAGATTATAAAAGAAGGCGACCGCTTATTGGTTGTTACATCCGAAAAAGACGCATTGGCCCTTACCGTACTGTTCGGTGAACAGGAGAATACGGATTGGAACAAGGAAGATATCGATTGGAATGCTATCGACAGCCAATTGATTTCGCAACGCATCGTCGTCACCCGTCCCGAATTGAACGGGAAGAAGTTGGGAGCTCTTCGTCTGCGCAATCATTACGGAATCAATATCAGCCGTGTCTATCGTTCCGGGGTGCAATTGTTGGCTACTCCCGAACTTACCTTGCAGTTGGGTGACCGTCTGACAGTGGTCGGCGAAGCGGCTGCCATCCAGAATGTGGAGAAGGTACTTGGAAATGCCATCAAAAGCTTGAAAGAACCCAATCTTGTGGCTGTATTTGTCGGTATCATCCTGGGATTGGCCCTGGGAGCCGTACCTTTCTCAATTCCCGGTATCAGTACTCCTGTCCGGCTCGGACTTGCAGGCGGTCCCATTATTGTAGGCATCCTGATCGGGACCTTTGGACCCCGTTTGCACATGATCACCTATACCACTCGCAGTGCCAATCTGATGCTCCGTGCCTTGGGGCTGTCCCTTTATCTTGCCTGCCTTGGGTTGGATGCAGGTGCCCATTTCTTCGATACGGTATTCCGTCCCGAAGGACTTTTATGGATCGGCCTGGGCTTTGGGCTGACCCTCGTGCCTACGGTGCTTGTGGGGTTCTTTGCTTTTAAGATTATGAAGATCGATTTTGGCAGCGTTTCCGGTATGTTGTGTGGCAGTATGGCCAATCCGATGGCATTGAATTACGCCAATGATACCATCCCCGGAGATAATCCGTCGGTAGCTTATGCTACGGTCTATCCGTTGAGTATGTTCCTTCGCGTCATTATAGCCCAGGTGCTGCTCATGTTTCTTCTATAG
- a CDS encoding fructose-1,6-bisphosphatase: MTAQSNITPESIVADLRYLQLLSRSFPTIAAASTEIINLEAILNLPKGTEHFLTDIHGEYEAFQHVLKNASGAVKRKVNEIFGHTLREIEKKELCTLIYYPEEKLQLIKATETDIDDWYLITLNQLVKVCQNVSSKYTRSKVRKSLPAEFSYIIQELLHESTIEPNKHAYINVIISTIISTRRADDFIIAMCNLIQRLTIDSLHIVGDIYDRGPGAHIIMDTLCDYHNFDIQWGNHDILWMGAASGNEACMANVIRLSMRYGNLGTLEDGYGINLLPLATFAMDTYADDPCTIFAPKTNFADSTYNEKTLRLITQMHKAITIIQFKLEANIINRRPEFGMGGRKLLEKIDFERGVFVYEGKEYPLRDTNFPTVDPADPYRLTDEEQELIEKIHYSFMNSEKLKKHMRCLFTYGGMYLVCNSNLLYHASVPLNEDGSFKHVNICGKEYWGKNLLDKIDQLIRTAYFDEDDEEEKRFAMDYIWYLWCGPDAPSFDKDKMATFERYFIADKSLHKETKGYYYALRNKEEICDRILEEFGVTGQHTHIINGHVPVKTIKGEQPMKAGGKLLVIDGGFSKAYQPETGIAGYTLVYHSHGLQLVQHDPFQSTQKAIEEGQDIKSTTFVIEFNSQRMMVKDTDKGKELVTQILDLKKLLVAYRIGLIKEKV; the protein is encoded by the coding sequence ATGACTGCTCAAAGTAATATAACCCCCGAAAGTATCGTTGCCGATCTGCGTTATCTGCAACTGCTTTCACGTAGTTTCCCTACCATTGCCGCTGCCAGTACAGAGATTATCAATCTTGAAGCCATCCTGAATCTTCCGAAAGGGACCGAACATTTTCTGACCGATATACATGGCGAGTATGAAGCTTTTCAGCATGTATTGAAAAATGCTTCGGGAGCGGTGAAGCGGAAAGTGAACGAAATATTCGGCCATACTCTCCGTGAGATCGAGAAGAAAGAACTCTGCACGCTTATTTATTATCCGGAAGAGAAACTCCAATTGATTAAAGCAACCGAAACCGATATTGACGATTGGTACCTGATCACTCTCAATCAGCTGGTAAAGGTCTGCCAGAACGTATCATCCAAATATACCCGTTCGAAGGTTCGCAAATCATTGCCGGCCGAGTTCTCCTATATCATCCAGGAGTTACTTCACGAATCGACCATCGAGCCCAATAAACATGCTTATATCAATGTGATTATCAGTACCATTATTTCCACTCGCCGCGCTGACGACTTTATCATTGCCATGTGTAATCTGATACAGCGTCTTACGATCGATTCACTCCATATCGTGGGCGATATCTACGATCGTGGTCCGGGTGCCCATATCATAATGGATACTTTGTGTGATTATCACAATTTCGATATCCAATGGGGAAATCACGATATCCTCTGGATGGGTGCAGCATCGGGTAATGAAGCTTGTATGGCCAACGTGATCCGTCTCTCGATGCGTTACGGCAATCTGGGGACATTGGAAGATGGGTATGGCATCAATCTTTTGCCTCTTGCCACTTTTGCGATGGATACTTATGCGGATGATCCCTGTACCATCTTTGCACCTAAGACCAACTTTGCTGATTCTACTTATAACGAGAAGACCTTGAGGCTGATAACCCAGATGCATAAAGCTATTACCATCATTCAGTTTAAGCTGGAGGCAAACATTATTAATCGTCGTCCGGAGTTCGGAATGGGTGGTCGCAAGTTGCTTGAGAAAATCGACTTTGAACGGGGAGTATTTGTCTATGAAGGCAAAGAATATCCGTTGCGCGATACCAACTTCCCTACGGTAGATCCTGCAGATCCTTATCGTCTGACTGATGAAGAGCAGGAATTGATAGAAAAGATACATTACTCGTTTATGAACAGCGAGAAACTCAAAAAACACATGCGTTGCCTCTTTACCTATGGAGGTATGTATCTGGTGTGCAATTCCAATTTGCTTTATCATGCCTCTGTGCCTCTCAACGAGGATGGAAGTTTCAAGCACGTGAATATCTGCGGTAAAGAGTATTGGGGGAAGAACTTGCTGGACAAGATAGACCAATTGATTCGTACGGCTTATTTTGATGAAGATGATGAAGAAGAGAAACGCTTTGCCATGGATTACATCTGGTATCTGTGGTGCGGACCGGATGCCCCTTCGTTCGACAAAGACAAGATGGCTACGTTCGAACGTTATTTCATTGCGGATAAGAGCCTGCATAAAGAGACGAAAGGATATTATTATGCTTTGCGTAACAAAGAAGAAATCTGTGACCGGATTCTTGAAGAATTCGGAGTGACAGGGCAGCATACTCATATCATCAACGGTCATGTGCCGGTAAAGACCATTAAAGGCGAGCAGCCGATGAAAGCCGGTGGAAAATTGCTGGTCATCGACGGTGGTTTTTCGAAAGCTTATCAGCCGGAGACCGGTATTGCCGGATATACGCTGGTATATCATTCACATGGTTTGCAGTTGGTGCAGCATGACCCTTTCCAGTCTACACAGAAAGCCATCGAAGAGGGACAGGACATTAAGTCGACTACCTTCGTCATCGAGTTCAATTCACAACGAATGATGGTGAAAGATACCGATAAGGGAAAAGAGCTCGTAACGCAAATTCTGGATTTAAAGAAGTTGTTGGTAGCATACCGGATCGGTTTGATAAAGGAGAAGGTCTGA
- a CDS encoding LA_2272 family surface repeat-containing protein, whose translation MKKIILVAALLSAAVCLPAQNKGGNKSGGINLSLWKKACTQPLDSTQTTYVNLGLFSAMYKLHGVGFNAFGSMVQNNMNGVQISGLANLAGGSMHGVQIGGISNVNGNNLAGLSVSGLVNITGNKAKGVLITGLSNIAGDNMRGLMMSGIMNITGDKAAGVQLAGLANVTGEEYDGLMMSGLLNVVGEEMNGLQLSGLANVTGGQMNGVQLGLFNFASKAKGLQIGLFNYHKEDMKGLQLGLVNANPQTKVQLMVFGGNSTKINVGARFKNKLFYTILGGGTHYLDFDDKFSAALFYRAGLELPLYRNLFVSGDLGYQHIETFRNKKVEGIPARLYALQARLNLEYRFTDKFGLFVTGGYGGSRYYNKARTYDKGVIAEAGVVLF comes from the coding sequence ATGAAGAAAATAATTCTTGTAGCAGCTCTTCTTTCGGCTGCAGTCTGTCTGCCTGCACAGAATAAAGGCGGAAACAAAAGTGGGGGAATCAATCTTTCTTTATGGAAAAAAGCATGTACGCAACCACTTGACAGTACACAGACTACATATGTCAACCTGGGGCTTTTCTCGGCAATGTATAAGTTGCACGGTGTAGGCTTCAATGCCTTCGGAAGTATGGTACAGAACAATATGAACGGTGTGCAGATTTCCGGATTGGCCAACCTTGCGGGAGGAAGCATGCATGGAGTGCAGATTGGAGGTATCAGTAACGTAAACGGCAACAATCTGGCAGGATTGTCTGTTTCGGGACTTGTCAACATCACCGGAAACAAAGCAAAGGGTGTACTGATTACGGGTTTAAGCAACATTGCCGGAGACAATATGCGCGGACTGATGATGAGTGGTATCATGAATATCACAGGAGATAAAGCCGCAGGTGTACAATTGGCAGGCCTTGCCAACGTAACCGGTGAGGAATATGACGGACTTATGATGTCGGGATTGCTCAACGTGGTAGGAGAAGAAATGAACGGACTGCAACTTTCCGGACTTGCCAATGTAACCGGGGGACAAATGAACGGAGTGCAATTGGGACTGTTCAATTTTGCCTCTAAGGCAAAAGGTTTGCAGATCGGACTGTTCAACTATCATAAGGAGGATATGAAAGGACTTCAGCTGGGACTGGTCAATGCCAACCCGCAGACCAAGGTACAGTTAATGGTCTTCGGAGGAAACAGCACCAAAATCAATGTAGGTGCACGTTTCAAGAACAAACTCTTCTACACTATCCTCGGTGGAGGCACACACTATCTTGATTTTGACGATAAATTTTCTGCGGCATTATTCTATCGGGCAGGCCTTGAACTTCCACTCTACAGAAACTTGTTTGTAAGCGGTGATTTAGGCTATCAGCACATCGAAACATTCCGGAATAAAAAGGTGGAAGGCATTCCGGCACGTCTTTATGCCTTGCAGGCACGCCTCAACCTGGAGTATCGGTTTACGGATAAATTCGGTCTGTTCGTCACAGGCGGATACGGTGGCAGCCGTTACTATAACAAAGCCAGGACCTACGACAAAGGTGTGATTGCGGAAGCAGGAGTGGTTCTGTTCTAA
- a CDS encoding AMP-binding protein, whose protein sequence is MEQSFIAYIENSIKNNWDLDALTDYKGATLQYKDVARKIEKLHIIFEESGIRKGDKIAVCGRNSSHWGVTFLATLTYGAVIVPILHEFKADNVHNIVNHSEAKLLFVGDVVWENLNESAMPLLEGILMMNDFTLLVSRSERLTHAREHLNEMFGKKFPKNFRKEHIEYHKDQPEELAVINYTSGTTSYSKGVMLPYRSLWSNMAFAFEVLPLKAGDKIVSMLPMAHMYGLAFEFLYEFAVGCQIYFLTRMPSPKIIFQAFADVKPNLIVAVPLIIEKIIKKSVLPKLETPTMKLLLKVPIINDKIKATVREEMIKGFGGNFEAVIVGGAAFNQEVEQFLRMIDFPYTVGYGMTECGPIICYEDWKRFKPGSCGKAALNMEVKVLSPDPENVVGEIVCKGPNVMLGYYKNEEATAQVIDKDGWLHTGDLALEDAEGNITIKGRSKNMLLSASGQNIYPEEIEDKLNNLPYVAESIIVQQNDKLVGLVYPDFDEAFAHGLKNEDMERVMEENRITLNEMLPAYSQISKMKIYPEEFEKTPKKSIKRFLYQEAKG, encoded by the coding sequence ATGGAACAAAGTTTTATAGCTTACATTGAAAATAGTATTAAGAATAATTGGGATTTGGACGCCCTGACAGATTATAAAGGTGCCACCCTACAGTATAAAGACGTAGCCCGCAAAATAGAAAAGCTCCACATCATCTTTGAAGAAAGCGGAATCCGCAAAGGAGACAAAATAGCCGTTTGCGGAAGAAATAGTTCCCATTGGGGAGTTACTTTCCTCGCGACTCTCACTTATGGAGCGGTTATCGTCCCCATCTTACACGAATTCAAAGCTGATAACGTACACAACATCGTCAATCACTCGGAAGCCAAACTCCTCTTTGTAGGAGACGTGGTCTGGGAAAACCTCAATGAGTCTGCCATGCCGTTGCTTGAAGGTATCCTGATGATGAACGATTTTACGTTACTGGTATCACGTAGTGAACGACTGACTCACGCACGTGAACACCTCAACGAAATGTTCGGCAAGAAATTCCCCAAAAATTTCCGTAAGGAACATATCGAATATCATAAGGATCAGCCTGAAGAATTGGCTGTTATCAACTATACCTCGGGAACCACCAGCTATTCAAAAGGTGTAATGCTCCCCTATCGCAGCCTATGGTCGAATATGGCTTTCGCTTTCGAGGTCCTTCCACTGAAAGCAGGTGATAAGATCGTATCCATGCTGCCGATGGCACACATGTACGGACTGGCTTTCGAGTTCCTGTATGAATTTGCGGTAGGTTGCCAGATTTACTTCCTCACCCGCATGCCGAGCCCGAAGATTATCTTCCAGGCGTTTGCCGATGTGAAACCCAATCTGATCGTGGCTGTTCCGCTGATTATTGAAAAGATCATCAAGAAGAGCGTACTTCCGAAGTTGGAGACTCCTACCATGAAGCTGCTGCTTAAAGTGCCGATTATCAATGATAAGATTAAAGCAACGGTACGCGAAGAGATGATAAAAGGCTTTGGCGGCAACTTTGAAGCTGTCATTGTAGGTGGAGCCGCCTTCAACCAGGAGGTGGAACAATTCCTGAGAATGATCGACTTCCCTTATACAGTGGGCTATGGTATGACCGAGTGCGGTCCTATCATTTGTTATGAAGACTGGAAACGCTTCAAACCGGGATCATGTGGAAAAGCAGCACTCAACATGGAAGTGAAAGTCCTTTCACCCGATCCGGAAAACGTAGTAGGCGAAATTGTCTGCAAAGGTCCGAACGTAATGTTAGGCTACTATAAGAATGAAGAGGCTACCGCCCAGGTGATCGATAAAGACGGATGGTTACATACCGGTGACCTTGCCCTAGAAGATGCTGAAGGCAACATCACAATTAAGGGACGCAGCAAGAATATGTTATTGAGTGCCAGCGGACAAAATATCTATCCGGAAGAAATAGAAGATAAGCTGAACAATCTGCCGTACGTGGCCGAAAGTATTATCGTACAGCAGAATGACAAACTGGTGGGACTGGTTTATCCGGATTTTGACGAAGCCTTTGCGCATGGTCTGAAAAATGAAGACATGGAACGGGTGATGGAAGAAAACCGGATTACCTTGAACGAAATGCTTCCTGCCTACAGCCAGATTTCGAAAATGAAAATCTATCCGGAAGAGTTTGAAAAGACTCCGAAGAAGAGTATCAAACGCTTCTTATATCAAGAGGCAAAAGGATAA
- a CDS encoding GDP-L-fucose synthase family protein — protein MDKNAKIYVAGHHGLVGSAIWKNLQEKGYTNLVGRTHKELDLLDGATVKQFFDEEMPEYVFLAAAFVGGIMANSIYRADFIYKNLQIQQNVIGESFRHQVKKLLFLGSTCIYPRDAEQPMKEDVLLTSPLEYTNEPYAIAKIAGLKMCESFNLQYGTNYIAVMPTNLYGPNDNFDLERSHVLPAMIRKVHLAHCLKKGDWEAVRKDMNLRPVEGISGANSNEEILRILRKYGITETEVTLWGTGTPLREFLWSEEMADASVFVMEHVDFKDTYKTGAKDIRNCHINIGTGKEITIRELAGLIVNTVGYQGELTFDSSKPDGTMRKLTDPSKLHNLGWHHKIDIEEGVQKMYEWYLG, from the coding sequence ATGGATAAAAACGCAAAAATTTATGTAGCCGGACACCACGGACTGGTGGGTTCGGCTATATGGAAAAATCTGCAGGAAAAGGGGTATACGAATCTGGTGGGACGCACACATAAGGAACTGGACTTATTGGACGGTGCGACCGTAAAGCAGTTTTTTGATGAGGAAATGCCGGAGTACGTGTTTTTGGCTGCCGCTTTTGTCGGAGGAATCATGGCCAATAGTATCTACCGTGCGGACTTTATCTATAAGAACTTACAGATACAGCAGAACGTGATCGGAGAAAGTTTCCGGCATCAGGTGAAAAAACTGCTCTTTCTGGGCAGTACCTGCATCTATCCGAGGGATGCCGAACAGCCGATGAAAGAGGACGTCTTGCTCACTTCTCCACTGGAATATACCAATGAACCTTATGCCATAGCCAAAATAGCCGGACTGAAAATGTGCGAAAGCTTCAACCTGCAATATGGAACGAACTACATCGCCGTGATGCCGACCAACCTGTATGGGCCGAACGATAACTTTGACTTGGAACGCAGTCATGTGCTGCCTGCCATGATCCGTAAAGTTCACTTGGCACACTGCCTGAAAAAAGGAGATTGGGAGGCCGTGCGTAAAGATATGAACCTGCGTCCGGTAGAAGGCATCAGTGGTGCCAACTCCAACGAAGAGATCCTCCGGATTCTCCGGAAATACGGCATTACTGAAACGGAGGTGACACTTTGGGGAACAGGAACGCCTCTAAGGGAATTTCTTTGGAGTGAAGAAATGGCAGATGCCAGTGTCTTCGTAATGGAACATGTGGACTTCAAGGATACCTACAAAACCGGTGCAAAAGACATCCGCAACTGCCACATCAATATAGGTACCGGCAAAGAAATTACAATCCGCGAACTGGCCGGACTGATTGTAAATACAGTCGGCTATCAGGGTGAACTGACTTTTGACAGCAGTAAACCGGACGGAACCATGCGAAAACTTACCGATCCGTCGAAATTGCACAACCTCGGATGGCATCATAAGATCGATATTGAAGAGGGGGTACAGAAAATGTACGAGTGGTATCTGGGATAA
- the gmd gene encoding GDP-mannose 4,6-dehydratase, with protein sequence MKKALISGITGQDGSFLAEFLLQKGYEVHGILRRSSSFNTGRIEHLYFDEWVRDMKQKRTVNLHYGDMTDSSSLIRIIQQVQPDEIYNLAAQSHVKVSFDVPEYTAEADALGTLRMLEAVRILGLEKQTRIYQASTSELYGKVQEVPQSETTPFYPRSPYGVAKQYGFWITKNYRESYGMFAVNGILFNHESERRGETFVTRKITLAAARIAQGEQDKLYLGNLDAKRDWGYAKDYVECMWLILQHDVPEDFVIATGEMHTVREFCTLAFAEIGINLRWEGEGVNEKGIDTATGKVLVEVDPKYFRPAEVEQLLGNPTKARTVLGWNPCKTPFPELVKIMVRHDMAKVKRMIATKHD encoded by the coding sequence ATGAAAAAAGCTCTTATTTCAGGTATTACCGGACAGGATGGTTCATTCCTCGCCGAGTTTCTTCTTCAGAAAGGTTACGAAGTACACGGCATCCTGCGCCGTTCATCTTCTTTCAATACAGGCCGGATCGAACACTTGTACTTTGATGAATGGGTGCGCGATATGAAACAGAAACGTACAGTCAACCTGCACTACGGAGATATGACCGACTCAAGTTCACTGATCCGCATCATCCAGCAAGTACAACCCGACGAAATATACAACCTGGCGGCACAAAGCCACGTAAAAGTATCGTTCGACGTACCGGAATATACCGCCGAGGCGGATGCACTCGGTACATTGCGTATGCTTGAAGCTGTCCGCATCCTGGGACTGGAAAAACAGACACGCATCTACCAGGCTTCCACTTCCGAACTCTACGGAAAAGTACAGGAAGTGCCGCAAAGCGAAACGACTCCGTTCTATCCGCGTTCTCCGTATGGAGTAGCCAAGCAATACGGTTTCTGGATCACCAAGAACTATCGTGAAAGTTACGGAATGTTTGCCGTAAACGGTATCTTATTCAATCACGAGAGTGAACGCCGTGGCGAGACTTTCGTAACCCGTAAGATCACGCTGGCAGCAGCACGCATCGCACAAGGCGAACAGGATAAATTATATTTGGGTAACCTGGATGCCAAGCGTGACTGGGGCTATGCCAAAGATTATGTAGAATGTATGTGGCTGATCCTGCAACATGACGTACCCGAAGATTTCGTAATCGCTACCGGCGAAATGCATACCGTCCGCGAATTCTGTACACTGGCATTTGCCGAAATAGGCATCAACCTGCGTTGGGAAGGCGAAGGCGTCAATGAGAAAGGAATCGACACGGCCACCGGCAAAGTACTGGTAGAGGTCGACCCGAAATACTTCCGCCCTGCCGAAGTGGAACAATTGCTCGGTAACCCAACCAAAGCCAGAACCGTATTGGGATGGAATCCATGCAAAACACCATTCCCGGAACTGGTAAAAATCATGGTACGCCACGATATGGCCAAAGTGAAAAGAATGATTGCGACTAAACATGATTGA
- a CDS encoding ATP-binding protein, with the protein MNDIFDELVSSNSWNGKLPKVEFARKSYTNRIFGYVGNRLVKVLTGQRGVGKGCLLRQIIYQLIADGVSSRNILYISKKFTDSGVLSGYRDLDDLLFIYREKIHPVGKVYIFIEEIQKVEGWEHFVHSHSQDFVDTCELFISGSNQDMLSGEAEKLLARHYVSFEIFPFSFSEHRILERVEATGKNYAEYMGKGALPILFNLPDAEAGWKAISALRDTILFRDIIRRYRIKDARLLEDVFVYLCTHLAELITIGQLVSHFAAQNRKTSYDTVANYICYLEDTSLIHRVERYQIRSKEILLGSCKYYINDWSFMRHLYPFFAGSRKSCFENQVYLELRRAGYTVFVGVLRGGKLVDFVGRKKDRIVYLQCAPLLNDDFQVEQMYNTLEMIQDNYEKWVVSMDDTTLPSKEGIRHIQVWQLPEIL; encoded by the coding sequence ATGAATGATATATTTGATGAATTGGTATCATCCAACTCCTGGAATGGAAAACTTCCGAAAGTGGAATTTGCCCGTAAAAGTTACACAAACCGTATATTCGGGTATGTAGGTAACCGCCTTGTAAAGGTCCTGACCGGACAGAGAGGGGTAGGTAAAGGATGCCTGTTGCGGCAGATCATCTATCAGTTGATTGCCGATGGTGTTTCATCACGGAACATTCTATATATAAGTAAGAAGTTCACAGATTCGGGCGTACTTTCCGGATATCGTGATCTGGACGACTTGCTTTTTATCTATCGTGAGAAAATCCATCCGGTAGGTAAAGTCTATATTTTTATTGAAGAAATACAAAAAGTGGAGGGCTGGGAACATTTTGTCCATTCCCATTCACAGGACTTTGTAGATACTTGCGAGCTGTTTATCAGTGGTTCCAACCAGGATATGCTTTCGGGTGAAGCCGAGAAGCTTTTGGCCAGACATTACGTCAGTTTTGAGATATTTCCCTTTAGCTTTTCCGAGCATAGGATATTGGAGAGGGTAGAGGCTACCGGCAAAAATTACGCGGAATATATGGGTAAGGGGGCACTACCCATTCTTTTCAATCTTCCGGATGCGGAGGCCGGATGGAAAGCCATTTCCGCTCTCCGCGATACGATTCTGTTTCGTGATATCATCCGTCGATATCGGATTAAGGATGCCCGCCTGCTCGAAGATGTGTTCGTCTATTTGTGCACCCATCTCGCTGAGTTGATTACCATCGGTCAGCTGGTCAGTCACTTTGCTGCCCAGAACCGGAAGACGAGTTATGATACGGTTGCCAATTATATCTGCTATCTGGAAGACACCTCTCTGATTCATCGCGTGGAACGTTATCAGATCCGCAGCAAAGAGATTCTTCTAGGTAGCTGCAAATACTATATTAACGATTGGTCATTCATGCGCCATCTGTATCCTTTTTTTGCCGGTTCCCGAAAATCCTGCTTTGAGAACCAGGTTTATCTGGAACTGCGGCGTGCCGGATATACCGTTTTTGTAGGTGTGCTTCGAGGAGGCAAACTGGTCGATTTTGTTGGCAGGAAGAAAGACCGCATTGTGTATTTGCAATGTGCACCTCTGCTCAATGATGATTTTCAAGTGGAGCAAATGTACAACACGCTGGAGATGATACAAGACAATTATGAAAAGTGGGTCGTTTCTATGGACGATACCACATTGCCCTCCAAAGAAGGGATTCGTCACATACAAGTCTGGCAACTGCCTGAAATACTATAG
- a CDS encoding DUF4373 domain-containing protein produces the protein MATTYDGINYFPIAVNFMEENAMEVIEAKYGMKGLAIVLKLLCKIYKEGYYIPWGEEQCLIFANKTGKEADAEEVQGIIEIMIEKGMIDRGSYAEHKVLTSEAIQKVWIEATKRRKRNWTAMPYLLIKPKETCNEEKTVCTQNVEQDAGSDAKNACNTEQSKVKQSREFPPSAPPRGKEEEVNATPVSMPGYAFNTMTHNYVGLMGNLERFGITDEKEIEAILRLSDYGRKGTPVWKLICSTNWSNIGAKGKYMIAALNRAKKRSGT, from the coding sequence ATGGCAACAACATACGATGGAATAAATTACTTTCCAATAGCTGTGAATTTTATGGAAGAGAACGCAATGGAGGTAATAGAAGCAAAATATGGCATGAAAGGACTCGCGATTGTACTGAAACTCCTATGCAAAATATATAAAGAAGGATATTATATTCCGTGGGGTGAGGAACAATGCCTTATTTTCGCCAACAAGACGGGAAAAGAGGCAGACGCAGAAGAGGTGCAGGGGATTATCGAGATAATGATCGAGAAAGGAATGATAGACAGGGGAAGCTATGCGGAACATAAAGTACTGACCTCTGAAGCAATACAAAAAGTATGGATAGAGGCAACCAAGCGAAGAAAGAGGAACTGGACAGCCATGCCTTATCTACTGATAAAACCGAAAGAGACATGTAATGAAGAAAAGACCGTCTGCACGCAAAATGTAGAGCAGGATGCAGGCTCTGATGCAAAAAATGCATGCAATACCGAACAAAGTAAAGTAAAGCAAAGTAGAGAATTTCCCCCCTCAGCTCCCCCAAGGGGGAAGGAAGAGGAAGTCAATGCTACGCCGGTCAGTATGCCCGGATACGCATTTAATACAATGACACACAACTACGTGGGATTAATGGGAAACCTGGAACGATTCGGAATAACAGACGAAAAAGAGATCGAAGCAATCCTGCGACTGTCAGATTACGGGAGAAAAGGAACCCCTGTATGGAAACTGATTTGCAGCACGAACTGGAGTAACATCGGAGCAAAAGGAAAATACATGATCGCAGCGTTGAACCGGGCAAAGAAAAGAAGCGGAACCTAA